A window of Rhodanobacter soli genomic DNA:
CCAGCGCCACCGGGTACTGCGCGCCGCGGCCGAGGAACAGCGCGTGCTGGCGCTGGATGAATTCGCCGGCCAGTTCAATGATCGCCGGCTCCAGCTGCAAGGCGTCCTCGATCGCGCGCGGCAGGTGCTGCAGCTCGGCGCATAGCGCCACGTAACGGTCGGAGTCGAGGCCGTTGCGGCGGGCCAGCTCCAGCGCGAGCAGGGCGAGCCCGGCGAGCTGGGTGGTGAACGCCTTGGTCGAGGCCACGCCGATTTCCGGGCCGGCGCGCGTCATCAGTTTCAGGTCCGCCTCGCGCACCAGCGAGGACTCGGGCGAATTGCAGATCACCAGGGTGCCGAGGTAGCCGCGGCGGCGCGATTCGCGCAGCGCGGCCAGGGTGTCGGCGGTTTCGCCGGACTGCGAGATCGCCACGAACAAGGTGCCGGCCGGCACCACGGTCTCGCGGTAGCGGTACTCGCTGGCCACTTCCACGCTGACCGGCAACCGCGCCAACTCCTCGATCCAGTACTTGGCAACCAAGCCGGCGTGGTAGCTGGTGCCGCAGGCGATGATGTGCAGGCCGCGGGTGGCCTGCAGCAGCGCGTCGCTGTCGACGCCGAAGGTGTTCGGCAGCACGCCGTGCGGACCCAGGCGCGCCTCCAGCGTGCTGGCCACCGCGTGCGGCTGCTCGAAGATTTCCTTCTGCATGTAGTGGCGGTATTCGCCGCGCTCGACCGCGTCGGTGGACAGCTCGCTCTCGTGCACCGCCCGCTCCACCGGAT
This region includes:
- the glmS gene encoding glutamine--fructose-6-phosphate transaminase (isomerizing), encoding LYLADPLAGGTGIAHTRWATHGVPNEANAHPHLAGRVAIVHNGIIENHASLRAELQAGGHAFTSETDTEVMAALIDRHLDQGLGLREAVLATVRELEGAYAIAVLSRDEPGRVVGARRGAPLLVGLGIGENFLGSDAQALIQVTHRMLYLDEGDVVEITRDGVQVFGLDGHPVERAVHESELSTDAVERGEYRHYMQKEIFEQPHAVASTLEARLGPHGVLPNTFGVDSDALLQATRGLHIIACGTSYHAGLVAKYWIEELARLPVSVEVASEYRYRETVVPAGTLFVAISQSGETADTLAALRESRRRGYLGTLVICNSPESSLVREADLKLMTRAGPEIGVASTKAFTTQLAGLALLALELARRNGLDSDRYVALCAELQHLPRAIEDALQLEPAIIELAGEFIQRQHALFLGRGAQYPVALEGALKLKEISYIHAEAYPAGELKHGPLALVDEKMPVIAVAPNGPLLDKLKSNLQEVRARGGRLIVFADGAAGMGDMADHGVMLR